DNA sequence from the Lysinibacillus sp. OF-1 genome:
CTGATCTTATCACCTCAGACATGATTGCAGCAAATTGTAAGGTGAATGTTACGACAACGAATATAGCTGTTTCAATTGAATGGAGGTTAAGACCAACATTTTCTGCTAATGCTGGCACACCATAATAGACAAGAAATAACAAAACGATGGATGGCGTACAACGCATAATCGTTGTATATAAATTTGCGAATTTTTGTAACCACTTTATTGAAGATAGCTTAGCTGCCGCCAACAATAAACCAAATAGTGTGCCTAAGATAATCGAGGACCCTGCAACTAAGAACGTCATTTTTAAAAATGGTAATAACATTGGGATTGCGTTCCAAATGTAGGTTGCATCAAAATATTTATCCATTTCCTCACCAACTTTTCCTTTTATGAATAAAGACTGCTGAGCATTAAAGACTCAACAGCCTTATTATTCGTTCCGTTTCAAACTAACGATTAACATTTTCTAGCACTTCAAATAAATCGCGACCATAGAACTTGGTGCTTAATTCATTTGGTTTTTTCTGCTCTTTAATTTGAGCTATCGCTTTATCGTAGGCATTGGCAAATTCTTGCTCTTTTTTATTGAACAGAGGCCATGTTTTAATGACAGCAAATTCGTTATAGACAACCTCATCTTTTAAGTTGTAATAAGGGCCATCCTCAGCAAGCACTTGTTGTTTAAATGGTCCCTCAATCATGACGCCACCATCAACACGACCTTCATTTACCCACTGCACAACGTCTACGGTAAATGCATCACCAGCTTGAAGTTGTACTTTATTATCTGGATTTGCCGTATTATACTCATCAATAATTGTATATTGCGCGTTATTAGCAGCAATCGGTGCTAAAGAATAACCTTTTTTTGCAAAATCGGCTAATGTTTTCACACCTTCATCCTCTTTACGTAAAACGAGCCCCGCACTACTTAACCCTAAAAATTCCTTCGGGAAAATAAATTTCTCTGTACGCTCCTGTGTAAAGAAGGCATTTTTAACCCCTACTTGATATTTCCCTTGCTCAACACCAATCAACAAATCATCACTTGTTGTACCTACGTATTCAAATTGATAGTCAGGTAATAATTC
Encoded proteins:
- a CDS encoding amino acid ABC transporter permease; translated protein: MDKYFDATYIWNAIPMLLPFLKMTFLVAGSSIILGTLFGLLLAAAKLSSIKWLQKFANLYTTIMRCTPSIVLLFLVYYGVPALAENVGLNLHSIETAIFVVVTFTLQFAAIMSEVIRSAYLAIPKGQFEAAVSVGLTPFQAYCRIIFPQALVVALPNFGNGMIALLQEGALAYTIGLIDIVGKANLIIASNINAHALEIYIALAIIYWVLSIIIEKIFTILEKIFGKGKKTLETT
- a CDS encoding transporter substrate-binding domain-containing protein; its protein translation is MKKNRLFQFAAIGLASIALLTGCNSGESADKDSGDGEQVRTVKVAYDQASKPISYIDDNGNPTGYDVEVMKLVDELLPDYQFEYVGTTSDDLLIGVEQGKYQVGVKNAFFTQERTEKFIFPKEFLGLSSAGLVLRKEDEGVKTLADFAKKGYSLAPIAANNAQYTIIDEYNTANPDNKVQLQAGDAFTVDVVQWVNEGRVDGGVMIEGPFKQQVLAEDGPYYNLKDEVVYNEFAVIKTWPLFNKKEQEFANAYDKAIAQIKEQKKPNELSTKFYGRDLFEVLENVNR